From the Fusarium oxysporum Fo47 chromosome X, complete sequence genome, the window ACAGACTCTTTCAATGTCTCCAGGGACTTTGGAGACAGCAGCAGAAATGGACCAAGCTATGCTGACTCAGAGATGGCTTTGGAGGGCAGCAGCTCTATGAAGGCTGCTACAGTGTACGCGAGCGACTTCTTCCAGACTGTCCTCGGGCAATCACCAGCCGCCGACACAAGCACCCGTGTTAACGCTGCATTATTGTCACTGAAGCAAATGATCGAGATTAATAGCTACCGGTCTATGGGGGATCGAATACCGAGTCGAAGGGAGACCCAGAATGATGGAATAAGAGACCTGGCAATGCCGCCCCTGCAGTCCGTTCTCACCAGTCTGCGAGAATTAAAAGGGAGGCTTCAAGACAGATTCACATACGCGACTGGCATGGGCTAACCGTTAATAGAAACGAAACTGGTCACACTGACCATAGTTAGTCTGTTCATCTCTAAAGACAGACTGATCGATTGTTGCCGAGAGATATACTTCGCAGTCGACAACTTCTCACTTCCGACCTTCTTAATCGCAAACGCAACCTTACGTTACCTGTTCCAGGAGAAAGCTCAACAGTCGCAAGATCCGTCGTCTCGTGAGGAGTATCGCAAACTGTCTCAACTATGTCGAGGCAACCTCGAGACAGCAATGAACAAGTTCAATGTTCTCGCGCCACCCAGCCTGGAGAACGCAGAGGCCTTCCTTCTCGGGGTCAGTATCCTTACATAGACTCTACAAGTTTAGGACCGACACTAAAATACTTCAAATAGGCCATCTATGCCATAGAGGTATCGCAACCAATGCTTGCTTGGCAACTCGTGTCCGGCGCGGGAGGGATATGCCAGACGCTTGGCTGGCATCAACTCGTTCCCAATAGCGATAGCACCACTGATCGGAAAATCTCTCTCTTCTGGCTAACTTACCTCCTTGATAAAGGACTCTCCTTACGCCTCGGTCGACCGGCTGTTATACACGATGACGAGATTACGCTACCGGAACGGCTTGACAAAGCAGATGTACCAGGTGGCTGGAGGGACTTACTTACGCAATGGATCCGCCATTCACGACTTGTTGGCAGGGCCTATCAAGATCTATACAGTCCGTCGGCGCTTAGAAAATCAGTACAAGAGCGTGGCGAGCGCGCACGGGACTTGATGGCAGCCCTAAAACGAATCATGGATGACTCGTTGATGCCACTTGGACAGGCACATCTGATGGAACGCAACACTGGGGACTTTGGATCAGCGCCTAATAGAATGATCAAGACAGTTCTGAAGGCTGATGAGGTGTGGTACTGGACGACTCTAACATTTATACGAAGGGCCGTTCCTTCAACTGAAGGCGGACATGGTGCTGTTAGCCCTGCGTGTCTGGAATCTGCTAGGATGGCTTTTGAAGCACATGGGGAATGCATGAGAATGACTGACCCCAGCTCAGAGACAAAAGCTGTATATCTGCTATGGTAATGTTGCCTTACCTCCTATCCAGATTACACATTGGAGAGTTCTAATGAGTGATTTTGTACGCAGGACAATTATCTACACCCCATTCGTGCCGCTGATCGTTGTATTCTGCAACGTAATCGAGACCTCCAACCCAGAAGACATTCGCATACTTGGGGAGTTTTGCGAATCGTTGAAACCATTGTGCGGTATATTCGAGGCTATCCAGGAGCTACACGACCTTTGCCAAGTTCTGTACAACCTGGCGATCTCATACGTCGAAGCGAAGTCACAAAGCCAAGGGGGTGTCGATAAAATGGTTGAAGATGGGTTTGGTGTTCAATCGAAGAGCACGCATGGGGCAATGTCGTTTAGTAGTAGTTACTTCGATACCTTTTCTACAGGATCGAGTATTCCAGTGCCTCAGCTGAATAGTCATGTTTCGCAGGTCAGGGACTGGATCTCGGGGAATATGCATTGGATGGATGTTTCGCAAGAGGACTTCTCCGAGTTCTTGGCACAGTTGTCATAGCTTAAGTGCGACAGATAACAGAATTCTACCTTTTACAAATCCTTTTTGGTGACGAAGTAGTCAAAGGAACTCAAGTTTGGTCCCCACGGTCTGTACCGTCAGATACGGCATACGGCAGGGTGTCAGGGGTGTAGGCTCGGACACTGAAAAGCTTTCCTTTCTTCAGGCTCTCCGTAGATCTTCAAATTCGACATCACATCTCAAGTTGCATATGCATAACTTCAGCTAAGAATGAGAGGCTACGAAGTAGCATGTAATGTAACTTGAGAAGGAATGTACAGCGAGTGGAGAGGGTGCGGGTTTCTATCCACTGCCGAGACCAATGAAGGTCCATGAAACGGCTGCAACTGGCCGCGGAGCCCAACGCCAGGCCGGACCAGGCTTGATGAGTAATAAGCGATTGCTACCAGAATGAAATTACGAGACCTACCCGAAAATAGAGGTGACAAGGATGTTTGGATACAGCGCTACTTGCCCAAATAAGAGCAATTGTCGTACTGGCCCAGGGTAAATTCGTCCTAAGCTGTGCGAGAAGAGTCCTTGGCATCTCCAACCAATAATTATggaagagacagagagacGGGCGGAAAAGTAGAAAAACTCATGTTATTCAGTTACAATAAGCATCTGAAAGACCAAATAGCCATTGCACCAACGTCGCATGTAAGATGCACTAATCTAGTAGAACCATGTATGTCTAGAAAAGCCCTTCACCGACAGCAAACCTCTCGTTCATCCCCATTGCTGACACCATTGGCGGGGACCAGCACACTCTTGTTGACAGCCTGAGTACTAGGGGGTACATCAAGAGCAGGATTGCGATCAAAAAAGTCAGCAGGTTTGAGTGCAACAGTGATAGCCTCAGCAGGCATAACCGGGTAATCCTCCACGCGGGGATTATGCGTAAGTCCATAGGTCGCCCACACGACCAGATCCTCTCCCCGAACATTATCCTTGCGCGCCGCGTAATCCGCCACACCGTCCTTCTCAATCAGACTCTGGTTGGTCCACTTTCCACCAGCCCAgagatcatcatccttgtAGCGGGTTACCCAGATATGATGCTCTGCGAAACGAGCGCGCTTGCGGACGAGGGAGGCTTGATCGGCCATGAGGAGTTGTGCTGGTGGGGCTATGACCTTGAAACCGACTGGGTTCTTGGAGATGgggttgagcttcttctcgttgacaATCTTGAAGACTCGGGCCTTCTGTGGGTCGGCATCTAAGGAGCAACTCTTTTCGATAAAGGTCTTGTGCAGCTTCCAAGCATTGCCGTAGGGGTTCTCCTCTGATATGGGCAAACCGATGGAGTCTTCCTGTACGAGCGTATTCTCAATGCCATCGATCATGGGGTCGATACGGAGACTGAAGAGATGCTGGTGATTAGCGGCCAGAACACCAGGAGAAACGACGTTGCCCCAGTGGCTTGTCTTTCCTTCATCGATCAGACTAGTGGCGAGAATTCCGGTTGCTCTGGTCTCGAACTCGATGGTTCCGTTTTGCCAGAAGTGCCAGGAAAACGCGTACTCGTAATTTCCAACGGTGATGATGCTCTGAACCACGAGAGTTCGGGCACGGGTGACAGCAGCAACGTCAGTTCTGGCATTGGTATGCTTCCATCCAATACCGGCGTCCTGATTCAACAGTTATTAAGGAACTTTCTTCGCAATGGAAATACCGCCATACCTGTTCATGCAGACAAATCACGTTGGGGGCTTGGTAGGGCTTTCCGTCGGAAGCGGTGAGCAAGGCATCGAAATAGCTGATATGTCCCAAGCAATCACAGCCGAGCTTCAGGTTGTTAGCTGTCAGGCCCGCACCAGCGTCGCCGAGATCAAAAGCTTGTCGACGATGGTATGGATATCTGGGATCTGTCCATCGACGGTTAGTCAAGATTCACAATCTTTTGAGGGCTTTTCTTACCTCCATATGGTACCGTCATCTCACTCATGCTCAATCGATAGAAGGTCTTTCGTCCGTCATACCTCACATCATGGATGGTCATGCCCTCTCGCCAATTGAAGCCAATGCGGAATCGCCATTTCTGCCAAGAGATAGAGTTCCCATCCTGCACGGTGTAGCTGGGTCCTTCAGGCTGTTGAATGACAAGAGGCTTGAGATCATCTCGCAGCTTGACGCTCAGAAGATCAGGGTGATATTCGTTCTCGGCGCAGTGAGCAAGAGGAGCCTCTGGTGCCGTATGGATGGCTGCTCCGTCCTCCTTGCCACCCGTAGGCAGAGCGTCAATTCGAACGAGTTTCAGATCAACCGAGTCAATGACGGGAGAAATGGGAAGCGGGTAAGAGTACATGTTACTCTCAAGGTGATTATGCGGGGCGCGGGCGTAGAGCATAGCTTGAACCAGTCTAGGGGTCTCCAATGAAGAGTCTTTGTCTGCTCCGAATGGCCAAGTGTCGCATTGGACCGTCACGTTGGGGTCCAGACCAAGCTTCTTGATAGCGTCCAGGACCTCTGGATGAGATAGAATGGCATAGTTGAATGCGATAACCTCATCCCTGTTAGATCAGTGTCAGTTGCCTTTCTCATGCATGGTAAGAACTTATACGAACCTGTCGAAGCCGGCATAATCTCCAGGCTTAGATAGGGTCGACTTGACCTCGGTCCCAGTGTCCAGACTGACGATGCTTTCGGTGAAACCTGGCTTGCCAGGGAAGGTATAGAGGACCTGAGCGCATCTAGGTACGAACGGACGGGCAGAGACAAGGACACCGTCACTCTCAGCATCCAAGTATGGAAGAAGTAAGGACTTGGGAGGTTCGGAAAGCGTTGTGTGTTTGAACCTGACTTCCTCCTTGCCTTCAAACTTCTCTTTGACGAGTGTTCTCACTATCTCCGCGGCTTTAAgcatctcctcctcgctcAAAGCGTGGAGGGGATGAGTGCGTTGGCCTTGAACTGTCATGGTGTTTCCGTTATCGTATTCAAAATGTTGTATTCTTGTCTCTTACAAAACTGTGAAAGCATTATCACATTGTATTTATTTTATGACAGCTATAACATCTATTGCATCTAACCTTTGCTCGGAAACCTTATCGCCAGCGACTGTATCACCTGAACATCTCGTGAGTAGCACAAAGCAGCTGTTCACGAGCTATGATCGTCCGCGGACACCGATTTGATGATACTCGACGAGTGCGGCCCGCGGCGCAGCTAATGTTATCCCGCTGTTTGCTATCTGTTGATACCTGATAACAGTGCGGCCCGCGGCGCGATCAATCGCGTCCGTTATCTGCAGTCCACTGACCTCCTCTTAATTGTTGCGGTTAGTTTCCGGGGTACCCCGCACTCGATCGACCTAGTGGCGGCCCCGCGAGATTCGTGTGCCTGATACAGTGTTCGTGGTCATTTTCTACCGAGGCACGGTCTCAGCCAGTCGCAACGATGTGTTTGTAAATGGAATGTTCTTTGTTTCTGCGCAGGGTCCTACCGTTATGGCTCCTGTGTCTGTATCGTATGGTCGCTGTACCAGGACAGGAGAAGCAGCTGACTAGTCGCATGCTCATATACCTGTTTTGACGATCAAATGGCAAGGCATGGCCCTACGACATCAGTCGGAGCTCATCGGCTTATAGTGATTGAGTTTCAAGTAATGTAAAAAGAATAATTGCAATTCAACTACTTGCAGTGCTACGACAAACTATCTGGGTAAGATGCGTATAGAGCCAAAGAATAATAATTTCATCTACCTATCCATACAACATTGTGTCCAAACTAGCTCACAGACACTCAACTAATGAATCCCTTGattctcatctcaatctcTGTCCAGCGCCAGAGCTCCTCTGCCAGCTTCGGATCTTGCGCAGTTGGAGTCGTTTTGCCAACGATACCGACAGGTTTCAAATATTCTCCACTCATATCCCGATGAAAGTCTGGGCCAGCGATGGCGAAGAGAGACGTATATGCCGCAGTCTCAAGTGGGCTGTAGAGCCTGAAAAGTCGCATCACCGGGACGAGTGCTTGCCAAGCCCACGAACCGGTAGCGTTACGGCCTAGACCACTTGGGCATTTGATCAGGACATGGCATAAACAAGATTATAGATAAATAGATGACTCACGTGTCAATTGTGCCCGGATGCAGACTCGCGGTCCAAATCTCTTCCTGTCCGTCATTCTCAGGTGATGGACCATATCTGCGATGTAGTTCTTTGGCGTGCAAGATGTTGGCTAGCTTAGACATGCCGTATCGCGAAAATGCACTGCCCTTGGTTTGGTTTATATCATCGAAATCGATTCCCGCCGAGGGGGAAAACAGGAGATGGCCGTCGGAGCTAACGTTAACGACTCGGACTGTTCCAGGGCTGGTTGATCGTGCAGACTGGGTGAGGATAGGCAATAGACTGTAGGTCAAAAGCCAGTGAGAAAGGTAGTTTGTCTAAGCAGTGTGAATTCAAAGGTTAGTCCAGATCATAGCCTTTCTTGAATTATAACTCACCTGGAATTGAGCTTCGTAATGATCTACAGATTCCTCGTAAGGCGTAGCCATTATACCCGCGTTGTTCACTAGACCATGGAGCCTCGATTCTTTTCTATCCACGTCATCGTTAATCTCAACCAAGATCGTAATGGGCACTAATTGTCTTGGCATACTTACCGTACAAACTCGTCAGCCGCGGTCTTGACGGTCTTCAAGTTCATCATGTCCATTACCAAGACGGATATATCTGCATGAGGATATTGACTTTTGATCTCGACGATGGCAGCGTTGGCTTTAGCCTCGGATCGTGCACCCATGTACACTTTCGCCTTGTGAGCTGCCAATTCCAGTACGGTATTGAACCCACTGGTCCATGTATTAGCCAATTTCTACTCCCCCAGCATAACCATGCTGAAAATGACAAGTTAACATACATTCCGGTATTTCCTCCGGTTACAATGTAAACTTGCCCCGACAAGTCAGGAAGTGATCGTGGTGTAAACGTCATTGTAGATGGAGAGTCGTGCTAGACTATGGCTCGTGGTGTTACTGCAGAAATTTGGACAATGAGAAGCTGCCAGCTCCTTTTTAATATTGAAACATGAGTTAGCTCGGGCCCGCGGATTCCACAATTTCCCCGTAGCTAGATACGGATGAGATCTGCATAAACCTAAAATATGTATGTATAACTAGCACTGCATAGAGCAACGTGACAAGGCTTTCAAATACCTATTTAATGACTATTATCAAAAGTCCCAAGTCAAAATGGCAAGTAATGGTGCAATCACGGACTAATCCTGTTTTTTAATTCTCCTTTTTAATAACTTTACTCTCTACACCGTAGCTGATTGCTGGCGATAAGCTTAGGCTGCTAACACACATAAATAGGACACGATATTCCCTACATAACTAAACGCGAACCAATATCTTAACTTGAGTGTCCTTGTGGTTAATCAGCGTTTTGAAGCCCTTTTCTTCAATTTGATCCATCTCAATCAAACTAGTAATCATTGGCTCCGGATTCAGATCACCTATCTTTGTCAGAAAATCTGTCAAATGACAGTCATGGTTGGAATGCCTTACCGCGGGCAAGAGCATCGATAACCTCCTGGAATACCGATGCCGTATATGTTGCCGAGCCTTTGAAAGTTCTCTCATTCAACATAAAATAGTTAGGCGAGATGGTAACCTCGGTAGCCCAGAGGGCTACATTCACAATGACAGAACGGGGTCTAGATGCAGCGAGTGCAGTCTCCAGAGTGCTCTGAACGCCGGCACAGTCAAAGACGACTTGAACGCCTTCTCCTGCGCAAAGCTTCTTGCACTCTTCACCCACATTCGTCTTTGTAGGATCTAAAACAGTGGTAGCCCCAAAATTGGTCGCAAACTCTCGTCGTTTGTCTGCGGTCTCGGTAACAATGATCTGACTTGCACCTTTGCTCTTGAGAACTTGGAGAATGGCTAGACCAATAGGGCCAGCGCCGAGGATGAGAGCTGTGTCACCAGGCTGGAAGTTGCTCTGCTGTACAGCGTTCCAGGCCACAGCCAAGGGTTCGACCAGGGCTTGTGCTGTTAGTGGCGCATTGTCAAAGTTGAGGAGTAGATGTGCATACCGGCAACCTGCAGGGGTATGTTATCAGGAATCTTGAAGACTGCATATCGTGGGACAGTCGTGTACGTGGCCAACCCCCCTCCGATTCCTATGATGGTGTCAGCCGCGGCATCCGCGTGTATGTCCTTGCGGAATTCCATACCACTCAGGCCGATGAATCCAGAGTTGGAGCAGCAATTGATCAGACCTCTCTGACAAGAACTGCATGTTCCGTCAAAAATGATCGGTTGGACAACTACCCTGTCGCCTGGCTTgagatcatcaacctcatcaccgACGTCCGAAACAACGCCACTATACTCATGGCCAATGATGACCGGAGCACTTTTGCCAGTCACAGGATGAGGTGTTGTCGGGATCAGGAAAGCACCCTCAAGATATTCGTGAAGATCTATATCTGCAGATTAGTAATGAAATTGACCAGATGTGTTGGCATCTACCTGTCCCGCAGATTCCAACAAAAGCCGGTTTCAGCTGTGCTTCTAGTTAGCCTTGTCATACTGGAAATTTTTCATCAGTGGAGGAACAACTGACCTGAACCTCTTTGGCACCAGGCTTTGGGACATTGACTTCTTCGATTCTGATGTCGCCCTTGCCGTGGAACACAACTGCCTGCATGGTATCTGCCATCTTGTAATTTCTGTCTTTCTAAAACAAGAGTTGTCAATATTGTATTCTCAGTAGTAAGATGAATCAAAATCGGTCTAGTTTGCAGTCAAGCTTAAGCATGTAGTAACGCAGTATATGACTCTTCTGATAACAGCCAGGTGATAAATGCCGATGCGAAGACCCAACTTCACTATTTCCCCATGGGGTTGTACCGATGCGGGGTCTAGCAGTCTGGCTTCCCGTTCTCTCCGCATCATTTGTCGCCCCGCGGCGCGACACACCCGCGGAGGACCGAATAACCCAACCCGACAAAGTTTGGGCCTAGACCGTTGCGTTGGTGGCCTCGGTCAGGCAACCTAACTGCGTCTCACTCCCTGATGCGGTGCCG encodes:
- a CDS encoding chaperonin 10-like protein, with amino-acid sequence MADTMQAVVFHGKGDIRIEEVNVPKPGAKEVQLKPAFVGICGTDLHEYLEGAFLIPTTPHPVTGKSAPVIIGHEYSGVVSDVGDEVDDLKPGDRVVVQPIIFDGTCSSCQRGLINCCSNSGFIGLSGMEFRKDIHADAAADTIIGIGGGLATYTTVPRYAVFKIPDNIPLQVAAQALVEPLAVAWNAVQQSNFQPGDTALILGAGPIGLAILQVLKSKGASQIIVTETADKRREFATNFGATTVLDPTKTNVGEECKKLCAGEGVQVVFDCAGVQSTLETALAASRPRSVIVNVALWATEVTISPNYFMLNERTFKGSATYTASVFQEVIDALARDFLTKIGDLNPEPMITSLIEMDQIEEKGFKTLINHKDTQVKILVRV
- a CDS encoding copper amine oxidase; protein product: MTVQGQRTHPLHALSEEEMLKAAEIVRTLVKEKFEGKEEVSPKASSVWTLGPRSSRPYLSLEIMPASTGSDEVIAFNYAILSHPEVLDAIKKLGLDPNVTVQCDTWPFGADKDSSLETPRLVQAMLYARAPHNHLESNMYSYPLPISPVIDSVDLKLVRIDALPTGGKEDGAAIHTAPEAPLAHCAENEYHPDLLSVKLRDDLKPLVIQQPEGPSYTVQDGNSISWQKWRFRIGFNWREGMTIHDVRYDGRKTFYRLSMSEMTVPYGDPRYPYHRRQAFDLGDAGAGLTANNLKLGCDCLGHISYFDALLTASDGKPYQAPNVICLHEQDAGIGWKHTNARTDVAAVTRARTLVVQSIITVGNYEYAFSWHFWQNGTIEFETRATGILATSLIDEGKTSHWGNVVSPGVLAANHQHLFSLRIDPMIDGIENTLVQEDSIGLPISEENPYGNAWKLHKTFIEKSCSLDADPQKARVFKIVNEKKLNPISKNPVGFKVIAPPAQLLMADQASLVRKRARFAEHHIWVTRYKDDDLWAGGKWTNQSLIEKDGVADYAARKDNVRGEDLVVWATYGLTHNPRVEDYPVMPAEAITVALKPADFFDRNPALDVPPSTQAVNKSVLVPANGVSNGDEREISASYMRRWCNGYLVFQMLIVTE